In the Telopea speciosissima isolate NSW1024214 ecotype Mountain lineage chromosome 6, Tspe_v1, whole genome shotgun sequence genome, atgaaaacaaggGGCTGACTATATCTATACCTTTAAAAATGGAAGTGGGATCCACTCTAAAAATGGAATCCAAAGAGTAATTAGCCATTTATGGTTATGGGGTTGTGCTATGGGATTCTATTATAAAGAGGAGATTCCTACTAATCTAAtgatgaattttcttttttgccgAAAGTGCAAATTCTCTACAATACGACCTGCGAAGGTGGTTATATAAATCGTCTTTGGATAACAACTATCTCACGGAGGGGACAGAAACCCATCCCACTTGCGGGTTTTGAATGATATAATTTAAGAATCCAGCCTTTCCCATGTATGGTAGTTAGTTTGGCTGCAAAGGAAGTTCAAGGAAAAGAAGGACGGAAATTagtgaaaatttttaaatttgaaaaggaaatttttgtaatcactaTACAACATGATTCTATAAAGTATTTAAAAATACTTTTTagatgtattttttattttactttttaatacaaaataaagtgaaatttaataaccaaatatggaatgatttggggTTAGGAACATAACCATGTGCAGTAAcgattataaatttttttttattaggtttGAAATCTAACTTCCTAtccctttaatttcctttaCAACCAAATAGAGCTATTTGTACCTAATTTAGTTAATTAGGTTTCCTTAGACAATACGTTTATTGCCTCTATGGATGGAGAGAGGGTGATCACAGAGTCATTGAATGAAGTGCTTAGAGTGTAGCTCTGAGGAGCTGACCCACAATGAGGCAAAGATgactatgagagagagagagagagagaaagagagaacaataaaaggaacaaaaattaaataactaaaactcttttATTACTAATTTTATGTTTACATATGAAGGAGAACataaaagataaggtaaaaaagaagaaagggatatagaaggaGGGATAGGACCAGCTATCTCAACCCAACATCCTCTCATCCAGGGCTTCTCATCCACGGTATCTCACCATTGTtgcatctcacagcttcatcaatGGATCTTTTCaatctctatctcttttctatTTAGCCACATATATGTATCTAGGAAAAATTACTTGATTAGCCACTACTAGGTTTTTGTCGACTCATTgttttaattaacaaaaataaactgTTTTGAGTTTGGGTTTACGAAACTAACCAAAACAGTACCCATTGCTCATCTAAagtatttttgatttttttgacaGTTTTACCTCTCCCTTGGATTTAGGCCACCGCTCTAATGCAATTGACACCCCTCATCACGCCAAGAGGCCTTTTCCCTAATGTTGCAGAGAATTTGGTCTTTCGGCAGAAAGAAAATTCGTCAACAGATTACTAAGAATCTTTCTTTTAATAGCATCTGATAGCATAGAATAACTCCGGCCCACACGTATATCTCATATATGCAGCCCCTTGTATGTTATGCTTGTAGAGAATAACCCAACACGCATATGAACTAGTTTTCTTCTACTACAAATACTCTTTTTGGAAATTCAAGAATagtattctctctcttccctcctacACCCATCTCATAGGTGATGTTAATCTCCATCTGGTTGTAAAGGAAACAATCTGTTCCTTCCTAGAACTATCCCGGCCTAACGtgtgacacacacacacatatatatatatttatttatttattgtctcCACAACTTTTAATCCCACCCATCCTAGCAATTTGTGGTAAAGAGTCCACCCAAAAAAGAGAGGGTAGCGTGTAGGTcatgaaaatccaaaaatcaacattttaCTATTTGTCACATGGGTTAGTTCAGATGAAGTTTTGCTGTTACACTTGTAGCATGAATGTGCCTACTACAAGGCTGGcaaccaaggaaatgggatcttaaaaggtattttagaaaatacaaaacctagGAGGATATTTATGAACTCAaaggaaagtgaattattccatttccttggctgctagccttgtagtAGCAAAAATTTTTCCGATTAGTTCATGTGATAGATGATTTGGTAAGCATCACATtagtacaatttcagcttaaaatgaataGGGAAAgtagttaaaattacaaaagatgtcatcttatattttatattcatattcatttatggtattttgataattttactaaaagtttgaatcagagtttgaacaactttctttgcttattttgGGCAAAAATTTAACCAATGAGATGACaaacaaatagtgaagcattagaCTTCACTGGGCATAGTAACGGATAGAAGGACCCATATTAATATAATCTATTAGAATAAATTATGATTGGTATGATTAGaccaataaaataaatttcCAGGCTCTGTTAAAAAAACATATCCAATTGGTAATATATACATGGACTTTAAGTTACATTgagttttattaaaaaaaaaagaaaaaagttacaTTAAGTTGAAAAATAGAGAACGATGAACAAAGAAAGTAACCTCTTCAATGACTAATCCaatataattttaaattataaattgTCCAACTAAGTTAAAATTtcatggacaaagttttcctccacccatagagtagagttcacccaccatcctagggtttttcgagtttctctctttttctttttcatttttgtgaGGAGTTGATTAACTTGATATGAAATTTTATGATTTAATCATATCCAATGGTTCAAACACATAAAACGTCTCTTAACGTGGCAGTGGCTACCAGTTGTAGTAGAGCACTGTCCTAAGTTCATGGGAGAGGTTATTTGTTCGACTCTTCCCCATTGGATACTGCTAGAAATCTTGTTATTCCTCGTCCCCGTCCCCACATGGCCGCCCTTCTTCGAATGTTAAAACCTTTTCCCTCTATTTCCTAGAAACTCATAAACCAATTACTTTTTGACCGACCATCCAAAAGCACATTAACGGTGTTTTGTTACAAAAGAAACCCTTATGATACTTTTACATGGTTATACCACAGGTACAAAAAGATGTGACTACTTGTGATGTTGATCGTGTAGAAGACGTGTGATGGGCAAGGAGTTGGTTTCCCTTCATCCATGGTGAAGAAAACACCCTCGAATCTATTATCATAATTACTTTCTCTTATTTGTTGGAAGGTATGAAATGTCCTTGACAATCCCCTAATTAACACCCATCTAAGTACAATAATGACATTAATTGACGAAGGAATtcgtacccaaaaaaaataataattttgatGAAGGAATTCCTTCTTCACCGTAGCTTGAGGAAAGCTCGGTCCAatgaaaaatcaattttgatatGAATGGATAAAAAATGAATCGAAAAAGTCATTGATTGAGAGTCCAGGAATAAATTTTGCTGTTACCCGGGTTGCAGGAAGTTTCCTGGTAACATATCGCAACCTTTAAATTATTCTCTTATCTGGTATACACTTAAAACCCTTAGCATTTGCTTTTCCACTTTTCTTCCTACACACtaacatgtatatatatatatatgtgactTCTAGTTCCACTTCTCCATAACTCTGGTGCTTAATTTTAGCTGTTTACTTGTTTTCTGACGTTTATTAAAGCTTGGAaagtgagaagagaagagaaaatggcAGGGCAAGTGATCATCTGTTCCAACCTCACCGACTGGGAAAACCATATGAATTCTGGCAAGGTACCCTTTCCTCTCTTCAATCGAATCCctgttttcaagttttttccaggttttaattttatattcatctcagTGCCTGCAAGAACTGAGATGTTGGATCGGTCAGAATCTCCTTCAAACAAAGTCTTCATGGAAAATAATTCTCCGGGAATCCAATTTTAGTTATAGGGCTCtcaatttttctcctttttccatATCTCTACAGAGGATATAGCCACATCTAATTGCTGAATTTACTAAGCAATCTCCCAAGTGAAAACATGATTTGTTCTCGTTTTTCagggaaaaagaacaaatgaaagggaaaaaaaatatatgaaagtTTAACCTCGATCCCTTTTGATGAAGGGCATGTCTCAGGTTAAGTTTCAAATCCTAATTATACATGGGTTATTTTTGTTGCAGGTGATGGCCTTCTTCACGGCTCCATGGAGTGGGCCAGCGCACAAGCTATCCCCGACAGTGAGGGATTTGGCAATGGAGTACCCCAGTGTCAAAGTACTCCAGCTGGACATGCGACACTTCGAGGTGTGTATCATCAAGAAAGTAGCTAGTTCCCTTTCTATATATTGCTGATATTAATCTTTTTCTTCCTGATGATTTAACTTAATTATGACAACTTTGGCACTTGCAGTCTCTTGCTAATGCAATGAAAGTGGAAGCAGCTCCGGCTTTCTTGTTCATGAAGGATGGGAAACAGATAACTAAGCTTGATTATGCAAAGCCAGAACAGCTTTATGATACAATGGAACAATTGCATGCAATGTAGGGGCTACATAAATCGATCTCATCAGATCATACTATTTGGGGggttttgtgtttttcttgtGTGAGAGGGAATAGTACGTTTCAATAATGTGTTTTGTTTGAGTGAGAGCAAGCAACAACGTGCATAGTTAGATATGTAACTGATGGCCCTATTATTTATTCCATCATATCTTTGATTTTAATCTAAACTTTGTTATATATTGCAGATTATAACATATCTTTCTTAATTATACGTTAATTGCATAGCTCATTAAAAACAAAATTCCCCCTTTCAACCGTGGAACTTTGCAGATTTTATTTACATAAAAGCAAAGATTACAACCTATTGTGGAGTGAGAGATGTAGGCCTGACCTCTAATCCTCCACATACAAGAGATATTTCCATACAAACCTTGTAATGAAAAATCGAAAAAATACCTAATGAAATCATAATACAGACAATGCCAAACTATCATCAAATAGAGTGATCTTattttgccattcaactttttTCAAAGCTGTACTTTGTGGCAACCCTACTCAAAATAAAGAAAGTCTAACATCAAAAGAAATATCCTGAAGACTAAGAAACCATTGCGGTTGCTTTAAGTTCGCTGCTACCTTCACAATTTTATTTCCATAGGATATGAAATCCAAGTGTCTAAGGCACAGGAGATGCCATACTCTTAACGATAGTAACATCAAAATACCAGGGAAGTTGTACTACACTATTCATTACAGTAACAACCAACTTCAAACCAGATTGAAATAAAAGGGGACGGTCTTCCTTCAGCCAATCCCTTGGTCGACCCGTTCAGATGGCATGCATATCATATCAAGGAATGGTATAAAGATATTATCGACCATGTACTATAAGGGGCAAACATTTTATGGTCACTAGTAGCTAtaattttgatatgaaagatataGGTGAAGCTTTCTATGATTTGGACATAAGGATTCACCTGGACAGGTTTAACAAGATCTTAGGTTTGTTCCAAATAGGATAGATATCTTGTCAAAGTACTAAAACTTTTTAGAATGAAGTATTGTCTGTCAACCGCCAATAGTAAATGGCCATATTGGATTTTGTCAAACCTCAGAGAGTATGTGAAACAGGTCCTTGACAACCTAATATGAACATGTCGCATGAGATTCCTTGGCATCAGGAACCCCGTAAAATAGGACAGAAAAATTAACTTACCTTTCTGATCAGTGATGAGTAATCAACATGGGGTTCTCATAATCTGTGCAGTAAGTATTTGAAAGAAGGAAAAGTAGTTCAAGACTTCCATCTCGGATGGCAATCTTCCATTATCCAAAGACCAACTAGAAAAACCGACTATTAATCAAGTCTAGAAAAACTGACTATTAATCGGCTTAGGTAGTTTAATTAGTGCCTATCCCAACCAATCCTTCAAACAAGGTCTGAAACCAACCTAACAATCTGTAACTTTTCCAACCCAATTAATAAAATGGGTTGGTTTTAGGTTGAGCAATTAGCCATCCTACCTATGGATGCAACTCAGGTGGGATGAGTTTTGAAAACCCAATGGCCAGCTCAAGCCCTAGCCCAGCTTATCCTTCTCATGCTGGGAAATTTCAACATCTGCCTCACCTGTTCAGACATAGGCTGCAAAGCTAAGCAGAAAACTTGTAAACCActtaaccctagcccaaccaaGGAGATGGGTCTGTCATAGTGTACCTGTGTGTGACCCAGCTTGAGCCAACCAGGTTTCCAGCATCAACAGGATTGGAAGCCATCAGTAGCAATACCATTGCTGCCATACAGTAGGTTCAATGGCGTATGAACTTTTTGAATGTACCATCTACATACTTATCTACTCAGTGTGTTAATTTTCAACTCAATCCAACATCACCACGTGTCAAAAATAAGGTTTTAAATTTGTTTGAAAAGGTAAAAAAATCTCACATGAGGTCTTGAGGACTATTGATGCAATCCCGAGTTCAATTATTAGTTCTGTGCTGATCTTTAAAAATCCATAGGTTCCATTCAGACCAAGCAAGAGCATGAGGAAGCATGTTAAATAGGATTCAGCGATGCCTGGTCAAGCCTTGTGCATGCCAAATTGAGAGGAGCCCCTTTGAGTCTCCCGAGATAGGAATAGGATAGGGAGCTACTAGTCATACATATCTTTACAATGAGCTAGAACATGACCTGCTCAGTCACACTGCTCCAAAAAAGGCACGGCTGAAAAGACGATGATTCTGCACTCTTCCATTCCAAACTCCCAGCGCCTCCCACCCGTCCCGTCCCTTTCCACTTCAATACCAGGCCCAAATAATTCTCCTCCATGGAGTTCCCCAACGAACAATCTCCAACTACCTTGTCAAGAACCAGATATAATCCTAACCCATCAACAGGTTTAGAATTGCAAACATCATTACAACCACTGGAGTGGAATTTACTGGAATTGTTGAGTACTTTCCCTAGGAAA is a window encoding:
- the LOC122665257 gene encoding thioredoxin H-type 1-like gives rise to the protein MAGQVIICSNLTDWENHMNSGKVMAFFTAPWSGPAHKLSPTVRDLAMEYPSVKVLQLDMRHFESLANAMKVEAAPAFLFMKDGKQITKLDYAKPEQLYDTMEQLHAM